The following is a genomic window from Actinomycetota bacterium.
GCACCGATCCATCGGGCGCGAGCACGAATCCCGGTTGTGGCGCAAGGCCGAACCCGCGAGGCTGCAGGATGTCATCGAGGTGGCCGGCAACGCGCGCCTCAGCGGCAAGCTGCGCCGCGAGTGCCCGCTGAATGTCCGACTCTTCCATAGCCAGGTGGTGGGCACGAGTGGTTTCGAACCACCGACCTCCGCTGTGTGAGAGCGGCGCTCTCCCGCTGAGCTACGCGCCCGTTCTCGGGACCGTCAGGGTAACAACCGGCGCTACCCCCGGCAACGATCAGCCGGGCAGCTCGACCCGGAACGTGCTGCCCGTTCCCGGCTCGCTCGTGGCGGTGAGCGTTCCGCCCATCACCTCGACGAGACGCCGGGCGATGTAGAGCCCCAAGCCGAGACCGGGCCCGCGCTCTCCCTTCGCGTTCGCGCCTGCCGAGAGCGGCTCGAAGACCCTCGCGAGACCCTCCTCCGTGAAGCCGATACCGCGATCGGCCACCTCGATCCAGGCCATGCCGCCGGTGACCACCACCTCGTCCGCGGAGTGCTCGAGCGCGTTCTCGATGAGCCTGCGGATCACGTCGCCGAGCAGGATCGGATCCGCATCGATCAGGACGTCCGGCGGGATCTCGACGCGGACCCGGTCGCCGGCAAGCTCCCCGACGAGTTCGGACAGCAACACGCTTTGCGCGGCGATGCCGGGGTCGCGGCGAAGGAGCCGCGTGGCTCTCACTAGGTCCCGGATGGCCGCCTCGAGGCGCGCCGCCTGCCGGGCGATCGACTCGCCGAATTGGCGGAGTGTTCCGTCGTCGAGCTGCGACCCTCGCGAACGGATGGTGTCCCCGAGGCCGAGGATCGAAGCCACCGGGTTCAGCAGGTCGTGGGTCGCCTGTTCGAGCAGGCTTCCGTCGTCTTCGTCGGCCGGTCGGCTCACCGCGGCCCAGTCAAGCACGGGCCGCGGTGAGCCGCCAGGAAGTGCCCTACGCCGCCTCGTCCGGCGAGTAGGTCACCAAGTACCGGAGCCCGAGCCCTGCGAGCACCAGGGCGATACCGAGCGCCATGAACAGTCCGACATCGGTCCCGGTCTTCGGCAGGATCTTGTTGCCCAAGACCTGGACGAGCCCGAGCGAGTGCGAATCGCTGTCGGTGATGTCGTTCGGGAACCCGTCCGGGTGATACAGAACGCTCACCGTGTTCTCGAGCGGAGACGGGCTCGCCG
Proteins encoded in this region:
- a CDS encoding HAMP domain-containing sensor histidine kinase, with translation MSRPADEDDGSLLEQATHDLLNPVASILGLGDTIRSRGSQLDDGTLRQFGESIARQAARLEAAIRDLVRATRLLRRDPGIAAQSVLLSELVGELAGDRVRVEIPPDVLIDADPILLGDVIRRLIENALEHSADEVVVTGGMAWIEVADRGIGFTEEGLARVFEPLSAGANAKGERGPGLGLGLYIARRLVEVMGGTLTATSEPGTGSTFRVELPG